ttttgaaaatctctTCCGCATTCAATTCATGAACTTCATCTTTCCCTTCATAATCAAAATGCCTTTTTTTACGTCGTCTTCTGACTTCTTTAAACTGTCTGTCAATCTCATTTTCCTCGGCTATTTCTCTCGCTGTTACAGTTAGAAATTTCTATTGTAATTTTGCAACAAATGCATTGGAAGTATACTGCCAagacattattgtaaaattaaagctgttttagtaattttaatggaattagttaagtaactaactttattttaatttaccgctATGTTATAacctaaataagtaattaaggatcaaaataaaaagtttaaaaaaatctatatttttttaaatttgctttGTGTAGCGCGAGGCCCTTGCAAGAGCGAGGCCCCGGGCGATTGCCCTGTTCGCCACCCCTAAGGCCGCCTCTGCTTGCGAATACAGCATTTACTAAATTTCGGTTCTCACCTTTTTGACCTGCGTGCTCCATCGTTGTGGCTCCGAATACGTAATCGAAGAGTTTCTAACATTTCCATACAATTTCAAGCAAAGATAATGCAAATTTACTGCTCTTAGTAAACGTAATTTAGTTTCGAACTAAATAAATTAGGCCCATGCACACAAGGGAGTGTCCGTGACAGAATTCAAGATTATTTCAAGGAATCGTTTAGTTAGAATATTTACTTCTGAGAACACACCAGAATACAGCCTTCTAGTGTACGAGGTACTTAATTAGGGGCTGTATTTTCATGACGCAGCCTCAAATGGGGACCTCATCCTCATAGAGGGAACTGAATCCCAATACAGAGGTACAAAGAAAGAATCCTTGCTGAACCATTGAACTTAATAAccgtaaaattaaataatttctcaaaaaCAGGGCTGGTGTTTGTCACTCATCATTTTCATCGCACCTTGAGAAACAAAGGCATAAGTAtcttattgtatttattgttttacaaattgACTAAATTAACACATACACATTTATATCActctacaatttaaaaatattacaaaacggACGATCGTGAACGTCAATCGCACTCCTACTTACGCCTTTATTCCCCTCGTGAAGTGCATCATGATAAATGAAACCTGTTTTCTTGTGAATCACTTTTAAAGTAGTTTCATTTTCCAAGGCACAGGCAGCCTAGACTTATTGTCTAGTCGTTAGTCTACTACATTGATATCTAGTGTTTACATTAAAACTCGCAAGCCAATGAACCGACTTTAATGAATTGTTATAAATTGAATAATGTACATAATGCAACAAATGAGTTTTATAGTATGAATTGAGTATTGTGAGATAAGGAAAATCCATTTCTCAAACTATTATTTCTTGCATGGTAAAGTTATTCAGTCAATAAAATCTtacttactaaattattaaagtaGGGGGTGAAGGAaggaaaaaaacaacaaaatataaaaaaacaacatgcaAATCGGTTATGTTGCTTTTTACTATCAATTTTTGGATGTATGTGTACAAGTATGAATTCGAGGAAAATAAAGGAATATgtaatgtttcataatatataCTCTACATCGCAGTACTCGTTACGAACAAACATTACTTATGTTATTTTCGATATAGTACTCTACTCAACCATTATTTTTGTTCGATTGCTCTTCATTTGCATAAGATATCATGAGAGCATGTTAATGTATTACATgtcacaaaacaaaagaaaatattatctatagaATCCaatcgatttaaataaaaataatctagctAAGAAACACCATTCGTTCTTTGCATAATATTAGCAAATACTGCGTAACATTCTAACTGTACAGACACGTAAACATAATGAACATATCAAGGAAACATTGTCGGTGTCCAtattatgatactttttattataaggtCTCGCTTACAGATGCATAGAAACGAACAATATTCTCACTGCGTATAGTAAAATCGGTGAAAAAGTCGCGATAAAAACCTAAAATCCACATACTGaaagtctaaaaatatattataataaatttcaaaTGTCTATACATAGATGAGTGTTCACTACGCGCTTATAACGAGCGTCGAGCGCGCGTCCATtacgttataatattaaatacgatAAAACGAACCGGCGGCTCCGTCCGTACACACGGCGTCGTCGAATCGCAGATACGTCGCTACTCGTAACCGTACCGAAGGGACTAGACACATAATCCAAGAGTACCGGTCGCTCGTCTACGAGCGATGACGCGACTCGCTACTGCGTTACATAAAGTTCGTATCGAAAGTAAAATTACATgtaatatatactatatatatatgCGGAGCGAGCGTCGCTCAGACGAACACCTTGGCCAACCCGTCGGCGCCCGCACTGGCGATATAGGGCCGCAGCGGGTGGAACGCCACGTCCAGGATGCTCTCGTCGAACTTCTTGCGGTGCGCCGTGATCTCCTGCACGCACGTCTTCGTATCCAGGTTCCACAGGCGCACGGAGCAGTCGTGGCTGCCCGACAGCAGGAACAGGCCGTTGGGGTCCAGCGCCAGCCCCGTCACGGCGTCCAGGTGCGCCACCATGGTATGCGCGCACCGCCCCGACACGCCGTCCCAGAAGCGGATGTGGCGGTCCTCGTGCGCCGTCACCAGCAGAGGCAGCGTCGGGTGCGAGCGCACGCGGTGCGCCGGGCTGTCGCACGCCACGCGCAGCACCGGCTGCAACAACCACACCGTTATACCACTGCACTGCCACCGCTCCCACCACCAGAGTCAACGCTATTACCTGTCCGGTCTCGAGGTCGTACAGCAGCAGCGTGCCGTCGCGGTAGACGACGGCGGCGCGCGAGGCGGCGTCAGCGAAGTCCGCGGCGGCCGGGGCGGGCGCCGTGGGCGACTCGTCGGCGCGCAGCGTGCTGAGCAgcgggcgcgcggcgcgcggcgcccACAGCCGCACCGTGCCGTCCGCCGACGCAGACAGCAGCCGCCCGTGCGCGCTCGACAGCGACCACACCGCGTCCGTGTGGTCGCGCAGCACCGCGCCCTGCACATACCACATTGTTAATACTTGTTCACGTCTGCGTTATCATTTAGATAAGTTGCCTATAGCCATTGTCTCTGAACGAACACAaagtattatgaaattattccCTACCTGATAAgttaatcttataaaaaaatatgaatacctGAACAGCAGGATCGTAGGGATCATAAGGATCGGCAGTGGGAGGTGGGAGATTCCAGACGCGGATGGTTCCGTCCAGGCCGCCGGAGAAGCACTCCTCGGAGCGCGGCGCGCCCATGGCGAGGCAGAGCACGGGCGCGGTGTGCGCGCGGAAGGTGTAGAGCGGCTCGACGTCGAGGCCGGCGGACTTCTTGGCCGGCACCGTGCGCTGCAGGTTCCACAGCTTCAGCGTGTGGTCCTCGGACGCCGTCACCAGCGCCGGCTCGGTGGGGTGGAACGCCAGCGCACGCACCTGGAATGTCATtcataatatctttatttttgtacttcAAAACATCAAAAATTGTGTAACAGAAGCATAtcgaaaacaaaaatgttattttagtagAGCCTCATGTAAgtataagaaaagaaataagATACTAACTCCGTCGAAGTGCGAACGCAACGTGTACTTGGCGTTCCAAGTTTTGCGGAAGGATTCCTTGTTAGCGCTAGCCACGTCGTAAGCTTCGGGCTCGTTGCTGACAGTGAGCTGAGCCAGTTCCCCTAGAGCGAGGGGCTCCTCGTCAGCCTCGCCCGCTCCCGCCACCGCGCCCGCAGCCACTGCGCTGCCACCACTCGATCCACTTCCTGATAATTCAAAATGTATTCATTAGCATAATATATCAacttaattgatattttataaaaatgtagtaataaCTACATCTCATGCAATAATCTGAGgcataatattgtttaaaaagcAACTCACCAACTGGATATTCGTCTCCCTGACCGCCACCGTCGGCCTCTCTTTCGGTCAGTAGATTGAGCTCATTCAACACTTCCTCAGCTTCATGATCGACTTCCTCTcctggtaaaaaaaaaaacaaacgccataagatattattaatgtttgCAAACAGTAATCTTTGATTACAAGATTATGATTGCATTTGCAAGAGCTTGAAAGTGAATTTCCTTTACACATACCAACATAAATTAACAATCATTGAATGAGTAATTGATATTACTAAACCATATTTCCACTGTATTGAAACAGGAAAAGTATATTTTGAGTTATAAATCTACAACTTTAAACTGATATTAACCTACAATAGAGAAGTGTAAAATAGAAGTTtacttaccgccatactcagagtcatttaatgattacttaacccaatgCTTAGCCATTATTTTGGGaacaaattcgttactaaggactagttgtgagtaatcattaaatgtctctgagtatcgCAGTTAGACCAAATAGTTTAGATAGCTTGAGACAATGCCTAAGTTTAGTACCTTGTTTCCCAGGAGGATGGTGCGACTGTTTGGCATCCAAATCATCTATTTCGTCCATATCCATCTCCTGGTTGGTCAGGAACTCGAAGTTGGCGAACACGGCAGCTGTCTCTTGCACAGAGAGACCCTCCTCATTGTATCCGCCTCCGGCAGAAACACCACTCTTACGCGGCTCTTTTCCTGTATCAGTATTAGAAACAGAACATAGAAAATATCTTGAAACAAACTACCTTCTTACatgctaaatattatttacaaacttcCTAAGAGAAATTaaagaatgaaaataaattgattttaataacaatactttttttcttctttgaGTTTTAACTAATGTTAGGGACACAAATTAAATTCCCTTTCATACTGATACTTACCATAATCATATTTGCGAACCATGTGGTTCATAGAGTAATCACATCTGTCGTGCTGctgtttgtcataatttctgTAGTTTGGGTTTTCTACTTCCTCATTGTTCAGACCAAGCAGAGCCCGGACTCTGTTTGAGCGAACATCCAGTATGGTATCTGTGTAACCTATTTCCTGTAGAAAAGCAAAAAGGATCATTACTATgtgtcattttaattttaagttaataattCATGGCAGTCATACTTTTTAATATCACATAAGGCATGCCTATTTTTGTCTTGTAGGATCACCATAGCAGACACAACAGACACTGATAGATTTTAAGACAGACTACACACAAATTTCTATGTTTCCAGAATTCTTAGCATGTATTGTCACATTGTAATGTAATGGATgatataaatatgataaaacAAATAGTAATACCAGCCATCACATAAATCACATTATCTTCATGATTATCTGCTGTAAAACCACCTAATCTAAAATTATACTGCTTGTCtatgtattttaatgtgtttcctttttttttagtttcaaatcATTTCTACAATAGCATTCATTTGGTCTTGTACCTATGaaaatttttacaaaattttgagTCTTAGCAAAACTTGGGACAAAGACTGGGAATAGacacaaaatgtaatatttatgaaatgaatGCCAATGAGACTACTTCTTATATGTAAGGATAACAGACTCATTGGAtcagataaataaaaacttgtcaTGATAAATAGAAAACTGAAAACTTACCTGCAGGTACTGTTTAATAAGTTGACGACCTTGCTTCCACTGTGCTCTCTCAGCGGGCTCTGGTTCTGCAGGGGGCTCCTCAGGAGGGGGACGCACATCACCCTGCTGTAACTCCACCCCATACTTGAGCTTATGAAACTTCGCCCTCTCTTGCTTGAGTGCATATTCCAGCATCTTAATCCGCCTCACCAAatcatttttaagattttcttgGCCCTTCCTCTCACCTTGGAGGAAGGCAATCCGTGCCTGTgaccaaaatttattttattacttagtgtaatgtgtatggaactttatacaattatctagtcaaaaaaataatgaagtaatTTACTTGAAGACAGAGTTCAAATTTTTCAGTTAAGATAAGATGAGATCCCAACATATTGTTATAGTATTAAACATTTGCAATCTTTGGTCACTTCTAACATTCTTAAGTGActaacagaaaataaataacttaagaaataaagaacatattatatttatagaaatattgtCTACAAATAGATCTTCTTGTGACATGTGCCAACTCATACGACACTTCCTACTCAAATTCTCTATATTAGGTAATAtggaaaaataacaaagaaaatagcATACACAATGTAACAAAAATTTTAACAGTTTTACTTAAACCAAATATCAAGTTATATTaacaaaagcaataaagtaacaaaatgaattatttagatatttgttgaattaaagatttgtaaataaaaatcagaTGTTTAATATGAATAGTTTACAATCTTGCTCATTTTGATTGTAACTAAACCTTATGAACCAATAGAAATTGTAGTACCTATCAATATAATTGTAAAAATTTGTTATCATGcacatattttgtattaaaatatgtattaagcaTGGCAAAGGCAGGTTGATTAACCTGCCTTTTTTCTAAATAACCGCATTCAGTCCATTATTTTAGTCAGTTGTAAGCATAtttctacacaaaaataaaataatcaataaagtatatttttacattgtattttaGTAATGTTAACTAATATAGAAAACATGTtagaaataacaattattagTTCAAAATCTATAAGATGAAACAACAAAGACTTACATTTTCAATGCCTACAGCTGATTTACAGTTTAGATAAGTATTAAAATCagctatatttatattacagtaatatttatattatcagGATCAGCAGTCATTATGATTTGTAGTCAACTTTACTCATTTACTTGGAATTAAAATTAACTGAAATCTTTTGTACAATCTGGTGGGCAGTACAAATTTTTCAAACATAGAACTTACTATACTGACATAGTGTAACTATAATTTCATAACTTAAtagtgataaataattaatcttgTAATCAAATTACATTATATAATGCAATACAATTTGATTATAGCTATAGCTAATTGATAAATACAAATCATTTCATATTTCATACAAGGAGTTAGTAATAGTAAATGAGCATATTATGAGTGCCATGTTTTCATGCTAGTCAGTCAGGTTCACCAAAATGACAGAAACGAATACAATTAATTAGTCATTGACTAACTCAGGCCCATGACAATAAAGCActacaaagaataaataatgtatacatttataatatttattttatactattgtaataatatcaatctaattaaatatgaaatgCAATCGAATACTCGAATTTGTTTTGATGTCTCACTAAAAAGTACGAAATTGCAaattgtgaaattaaaatacgtGGTGTTAACGACATGCCAATTCGGTATTGAAATAGCAGTTCATAATTTACTATGTGTCAATGAactttacattatttacaacaaacacgaagaaaataaaaaaaaatcacctcAAATTCTGCTCTGTCCACCTCCCATTGTGATCTCTCGAGCTCGAATCTCGCCCATTCGTGTTGGATGAAGTGCAAAATGCCCGGTATTGAATACTGGACACTTTGGCTAGGTTcgtcattttgtttgttatttacacTGACTCCGATTTGAGATCCAACTTGCCCTCCGTTGTGATGAGATACGGAGCTATCATCCATGGCTGTGGGGATTTTCATGACATGGCCACCATTACCATTACCGAACTTTACTTGTCACACACCTATCTTAAAGAACTACGTAGATGAACTATGCGACACGAAATACTAAcacattattaaaactatatttcaaCTAATGTTCACATATGTGACAccatctaaaatattttttatcgacgAATTCATGAATGACAAAAATTATTGCATGACGGAAAGAAAAGTCGCAACGACGTCCGTCCGCTACAttgcttttacttttttttttcaatgttgcCATCAAGTAATATAAAACTACACATATGGcagaacaaaaatgtttttgtacatATTTGCAAAATGAAAACAGTTTTGAAGTTTTCTTAGGATATTTAGTAATTTGGTGGTAATTTTCTTTGTACACTATGTAATATAACTTATTAAAGGACAcccaatatattatatatttttttaaagatatgttgCCACTTTTATCTTGTTACATTTTGAAGTTTGAGTCCATTCACCACAGATTTGCAATAATTTTCGCAACGTGTTGGAGGTTCaactcccgcacggagcaactctttgtgtgatttacaaattattgGTCTGAAATTGTATACGTGCGTTTAcacacctacgacacagaataaaatataagtgtggggaaaggcattttttttaagcaaataatattttagcttCAATGTTAGCGCGATGGCTGGTTGGTTGACCGACTCCGACTACCCACTAAGGTTATCCTGTCCCAGAGTACTTGATGCATTGCGATGTGGACCCATGCCCCAGGAGAAAATCATTGACATAATATCtcgtaatattaattaataggaGCTATAATTTATCTGTAGTCCAACTGCGTAATTTCGACTACACACTCACCGTAGACAGAAAAGTAACTCTGTCTACGACACTCTCAGTTTTTTATTTACGGTTATTTCTGCACAGATTTAGTAATtcatattatgattatattcAGTTAATCTGTACAGTTCAACTGGTTGTTCTACAAATTTAAAGAGTTAGCTGTATAGGTCGGCTGTACAATTAAAGAATTTTAGTTAAAACTGAAGGTTTGTAGCCTACTTTATCCAATAActaataactatattatatatttttcgaGACATTCCTCTTTTGTTACCTATTGCACCTTAAGAGatgaaaaatgttatttgatttttttcataCGGTATCATTTCGTGATTCAAATGTTTTCAtagtaaattagtatttaattttaacatctGTCCTCCTTACAACAGGACttcatctatttatttatttttatatattttgatttttagtcTATTTAGTAAAGTGAATTATAAATAAGGAATGTCACTCTGTTCGTTCAGATTGATGTTTCGCGTCAATACTCTAATAAATGCTGAAATAGTGAGCAAATTTAGGTGTTTTATTCACTTATTGGGTAAATACTCGAGTAGCAATGGAACAACGCTATTTAATCGGTATTGATCCATTTCGAGTATTTTTCCGAAAATTCGTCCATCACTAGTTGCAGTAggtatttatatgttaaaacttaaaatgtttGGTAATAGGCAAAAATCATTCGTATtatgtactaaaatataaatatatatattatgatttctccctgattatttataaaaagagtAAAAAGTAACATACGggacatataatattatgttgttaatttgaatgaaatttgTGAAAACGCCCAGGTAGATAACGTTTACACAAAATGTATAGTGAAGTAATATTGCAGTCATCAATTTTTAGTCCCAGCTGTCACCGTATCAGACTCTTTTTTGCTAAGCAGATACTAATATATCGATATTGAATAGACAGTAATCGATAGTCGAATACAAACATTTGATGCGATTATTGTCTATGGACTGATGGCTAGTTATATCCTTTGTCAaaaaaagtcaaattatttcttttcttcttccGGTAGCGTCTGGTGGAGTAGTCGCCAGTCGCCATTTTGttcgtattttaataatttgttcagTTTGTGGTGATTGAGTTGGTGTAATTTGAAAAAaggtagttttatttatgagtatGAGTATGTTTTTGAGATAATATGTAATAACCATTTTACTATGGATGGAGTCCACACATTTGCGTTTCTACAGAAAGGAACCTACGCTTTTTGCAGACTTCACCGCTAAACTTGTTTTTGACacctagtttattttattttacaggaaTAATGTCACGTTACGGTGACTGTAAAGTGTATGTGGGAGATTTAGGTAACAATGCAAGCAAACCTGAACTTGAAGATGCATTTTCATATTACGGACCTCTAAGAAATGTCTGGGTAGCAAGAAACCCGCCCGGCTTCGCTTTTGTAGAATTTGAAGACCCTCGAGACGCCGAAGATGCGGTAAGATGATTAAAAATCTCAATTTACAGAGTATAACAATAAGTTGAtggatgtttatttatttataaatgtataaaattatagataCGTGGTTTGGATGGACGCACAATTTGTGGCCGACGAGCTCGAGTAGAGATGTCTAATGGCGGGCGAGGTTATGGAGGACGAGGGCCACCACCACGCTCTCGATTACCTCCTAGACCATATGATGACCGCTGT
This genomic window from Spodoptera frugiperda isolate SF20-4 chromosome 28, AGI-APGP_CSIRO_Sfru_2.0, whole genome shotgun sequence contains:
- the LOC118265212 gene encoding striatin-3; translation: MKIPTAMDDSSVSHHNGGQVGSQIGVSVNNKQNDEPSQSVQYSIPGILHFIQHEWARFELERSQWEVDRAEFEARIAFLQGERKGQENLKNDLVRRIKMLEYALKQERAKFHKLKYGVELQQGDVRPPPEEPPAEPEPAERAQWKQGRQLIKQYLQEIGYTDTILDVRSNRVRALLGLNNEEVENPNYRNYDKQQHDRCDYSMNHMVRKYDYGKEPRKSGVSAGGGYNEEGLSVQETAAVFANFEFLTNQEMDMDEIDDLDAKQSHHPPGKQGEEVDHEAEEVLNELNLLTEREADGGGQGDEYPVGSGSSGGSAVAAGAVAGAGEADEEPLALGELAQLTVSNEPEAYDVASANKESFRKTWNAKYTLRSHFDGVRALAFHPTEPALVTASEDHTLKLWNLQRTVPAKKSAGLDVEPLYTFRAHTAPVLCLAMGAPRSEECFSGGLDGTIRVWNLPPPTADPYDPYDPAVQGAVLRDHTDAVWSLSSAHGRLLSASADGTVRLWAPRAARPLLSTLRADESPTAPAPAAADFADAASRAAVVYRDGTLLLYDLETGQPVLRVACDSPAHRVRSHPTLPLLVTAHEDRHIRFWDGVSGRCAHTMVAHLDAVTGLALDPNGLFLLSGSHDCSVRLWNLDTKTCVQEITAHRKKFDESILDVAFHPLRPYIASAGADGLAKVFV
- the LOC118265454 gene encoding serine/arginine-rich splicing factor 7 isoform X2; this translates as MSRYGDCKVYVGDLGNNASKPELEDAFSYYGPLRNVWVARNPPGFAFVEFEDPRDAEDAIRGLDGRTICGRRARVEMSNGGRGYGGRGPPPRSRLPPRPYDDRCYDCGDRGHYARDCTRRRRRRLSLACAPRTNSSVSALLIVCAT
- the LOC118265454 gene encoding serine/arginine-rich splicing factor 7 isoform X1, whose translation is MSRYGDCKVYVGDLGNNASKPELEDAFSYYGPLRNVWVARNPPGFAFVEFEDPRDAEDAIRGLDGRTICGRRARVEMSNGGRGYGGRGPPPRSRLPPRPYDDRCYDCGDRGHYARDCTRRRRRSRSRSRRRTRSRSPRSGSRSRSRSRSRSRSKARSMSRSRSRSPSKDSKKSN